A portion of the Bacteroidota bacterium genome contains these proteins:
- a CDS encoding elongation factor Ts, giving the protein MTATISAADVNRLRQITGTGMMDCKKALTEAGGDYDKAIEILRKKGQKVAASRAEREAKEGIVLAKVSADGKKGILVSVNSETDFVARNQEFAAFVEKVATIALEKFPDNVDVLKTLSYEGNLSMNDKLSELVGKIGEKLDVSRYETISTEKVASYIHPGNKLAVIIGFTKNISEEVGRNIAMQVAAMAPVSIDKNDVSQEIIDRELEIGRELARKEGKPENMIDKIAQGKLNKFYSESTLLNQEYIREAKKTVAQYLAEADKEAKVVAFKRIALG; this is encoded by the coding sequence ATGACAGCAACAATATCAGCAGCCGATGTGAACCGCCTTCGCCAGATTACAGGCACAGGGATGATGGATTGTAAAAAAGCATTAACCGAAGCAGGAGGCGACTATGACAAAGCAATTGAAATCCTCCGCAAGAAAGGACAAAAAGTTGCAGCAAGCCGTGCCGAGCGCGAAGCGAAAGAAGGAATTGTTCTTGCAAAAGTTTCGGCAGACGGTAAAAAAGGAATTTTAGTTTCCGTGAATTCAGAAACAGATTTTGTGGCGCGCAACCAGGAGTTCGCAGCGTTTGTAGAAAAAGTGGCAACCATCGCGCTGGAAAAATTTCCGGACAATGTTGATGTGCTGAAAACACTTTCTTACGAAGGAAATCTTTCCATGAACGATAAACTCAGCGAACTCGTTGGAAAAATCGGAGAGAAGTTAGACGTTTCCCGCTATGAAACAATTTCTACAGAGAAAGTTGCTTCTTACATTCATCCCGGAAATAAATTGGCAGTGATTATTGGCTTCACGAAAAATATTTCTGAAGAAGTCGGAAGAAACATTGCGATGCAGGTTGCAGCAATGGCGCCTGTTTCCATAGATAAAAATGATGTTTCGCAGGAAATCATTGACCGCGAACTGGAAATCGGACGCGAACTTGCACGCAAAGAAGGCAAGCCGGAAAATATGATTGACAAAATCGCGCAGGGAAAACTCAATAAGTTTTATTCCGAGTCAACCTTGTTAAATCAGGAATATATCCGCGAAGCAAAAAAAACCGTTGCGCAGTATCTGGCAGAAGCGGATAAAGAGGCAAAGGTTGTTGCTTTCAAAAGAATTGCTCTCGGGTAA
- the rpsB gene encoding 30S ribosomal protein S2: MSRVTFDELLNAGAHYGHLTRKWNPAMAPYIFGDKNSIHIIDLNKTQAKLEEAAAALKQIAKSGRKILFVATKKQIKHAVAEKAKSVNMPFVTERWPGGMLTNFVTIRRSIREMATIDRMKTDGTMDSMNKKERLMLSRHRDKLQTLFGSIADLTRLPAALFVVDVNIEHIAVAEAKRLNIPTFAIVDTNSDPNVVEFPIPANDDAATSVELIVGVITKAIEEGLAERKADKDSGDKEKSMIEAAAEEEQKEREEKVKKIEKKLTMEEEGKIK; the protein is encoded by the coding sequence ATGTCACGCGTAACTTTTGACGAACTTCTGAATGCAGGCGCACACTACGGGCACCTCACCCGCAAATGGAATCCTGCAATGGCTCCTTATATTTTCGGAGACAAAAACAGCATTCACATCATCGACCTGAACAAAACTCAAGCGAAACTTGAAGAAGCCGCTGCTGCTCTCAAGCAAATTGCAAAGAGCGGAAGAAAAATTCTTTTCGTTGCAACAAAAAAACAAATCAAGCACGCAGTTGCCGAAAAAGCAAAAAGCGTGAACATGCCTTTTGTTACCGAGCGCTGGCCCGGTGGAATGCTCACAAACTTTGTAACCATTCGCAGAAGCATCCGCGAAATGGCAACCATTGACCGAATGAAAACAGACGGCACAATGGATTCAATGAATAAGAAAGAACGATTAATGCTGAGCCGTCACCGCGACAAACTTCAAACTTTGTTTGGAAGCATTGCAGATTTGACTCGCCTTCCCGCTGCACTTTTCGTAGTGGATGTGAACATTGAACACATCGCGGTTGCGGAAGCAAAACGGTTGAACATTCCCACATTCGCAATCGTAGATACAAATTCTGACCCGAATGTGGTTGAGTTCCCGATTCCGGCTAATGATGACGCGGCAACTTCCGTTGAACTCATTGTTGGCGTAATCACAAAAGCTATTGAAGAAGGTTTGGCAGAAAGAAAAGCAGACAAAGATTCGGGCGACAAAGAAAAATCAATGATTGAAGCCGCAGCTGAAGAAGAACAAAAAGAAAGAGAAGAAAAAGTGAAAAAGATTGAGAAGAAACTTACGATGGAAGAAGAAGGGAAAATAAAATAA
- the rpsI gene encoding 30S ribosomal protein S9: protein SIARALVTKGSGKILINNKESKQYSPSMVLHAKVTQPLVKLDCLNKYDIDIIVEGGGITGQSEAIRLAIARAMVKIDSNPETKKLLRADGMMTRDMRKVERKKPGQKKARKRFQFTKR, encoded by the coding sequence CTCCATCGCCCGCGCGCTCGTAACAAAAGGCAGCGGAAAAATTCTTATCAATAATAAAGAATCAAAGCAATATTCTCCTTCAATGGTTTTGCATGCTAAGGTAACTCAGCCGCTTGTTAAACTGGATTGCCTGAATAAATATGATATTGATATTATTGTTGAAGGTGGAGGAATCACCGGCCAGTCAGAGGCCATTCGCCTTGCAATAGCAAGAGCTATGGTGAAGATTGATTCCAATCCCGAAACAAAAAAATTGCTTCGCGCAGATGGAATGATGACCCGCGATATGCGCAAAGTGGAACGCAAAAAACCCGGACAGAAAAAAGCACGCAAACGATTCCAGTTCACTAAACGTTAA